AATTGCTGCATCAGCAACAATTTTTTTCATTTGAGTTTGTGAATCCAAAATCTTTTTCTCTAATGGTTATAGATTATTAAATTTCAATGGGTGATTTATGTCAAACCTGGAAGACGTTCTGGTTTAATATTTATCTGTATCTCTTTATTATCTCTCAAAATATTTAAAAGGAATACTTTTCCAATTTGAGCTTTTTCCACTTCATCAAGTAAAGCTTTAGGTTCTTTTATAGAGATATTTTCCGCTGCTATTACTAAATCTCCTCTTCTTAAACCAGCTTTTTCAGCGGGGCTATTGGGGATTACTGATTGAATTAGAGCTCCATTCCTTTCAGGTAATTGAACTATCGAATTAGGGTCTCGATTATGTTCTTTAGCAATTCTAGGATTTAAAGAAATCAATTGAACCCCTAAATATGGATGAATAACTTCACCATTTTTAAGAAGCTGATCAGAAACACTTTTAGCTAGATTGATAGGAATCGCAAAACCTAAACCAGCTCCAGGGCCGCTTCTTACTAATGTATTAATCCCTATTACTTCGCCGTTGGAATTTATGAGTGGTCCGCCAGAATTTCCTGGATTTATTGCCGCATCAGTTTGAATAAGATCCAGCCTTTTATCTGAAAATCCTAAACTATTAATATCTCTATGCAGGCTGCTAACAATCCCCAAGGTAACTGTTTTTTCAAGACCATAAGGAGTACCAAGAGCTATTGCCCAATCCCCAACTTCAAGATCTTCAGAATTTCCAAGTGGAGCAAAACCAGAGTAAGTATCTTCATCGATTTTTACTAAAGCTAGATCAGTTACTGCATCTGTGCCCAAAACATGACCATCACAAATAGATCCGTCTGCCAAAGTAACTGAAACATTATCGACTCTTTCTACAACATGAGCGTTTGTAAGAACCAAACCATTCTGATCAATGATTACACCAGAACCTTGACCCCTCTCTCTCTCAGGGGCAATTACTCCTTGCTCACCGAGTAAATCCCTCAATAAAGGATCTAGTAAAGTAGGATCAAATTGTTGTCTCTCTACCAATCTCTCAGTATCAATTTTTACAACTGCA
Above is a window of Prochlorococcus marinus XMU1406 DNA encoding:
- a CDS encoding trypsin-like peptidase domain-containing protein, with the protein product MKFLKIKFINLIHIFIIICFCLVNFFQNTEVLALTSFENHNFVSSAVKNVGPAVVKIDTERLVERQQFDPTLLDPLLRDLLGEQGVIAPERERGQGSGVIIDQNGLVLTNAHVVERVDNVSVTLADGSICDGHVLGTDAVTDLALVKIDEDTYSGFAPLGNSEDLEVGDWAIALGTPYGLEKTVTLGIVSSLHRDINSLGFSDKRLDLIQTDAAINPGNSGGPLINSNGEVIGINTLVRSGPGAGLGFAIPINLAKSVSDQLLKNGEVIHPYLGVQLISLNPRIAKEHNRDPNSIVQLPERNGALIQSVIPNSPAEKAGLRRGDLVIAAENISIKEPKALLDEVEKAQIGKVFLLNILRDNKEIQINIKPERLPGLT